The sequence below is a genomic window from Paenibacillus silvisoli.
TTCTGGTGCGGCGCGCCGTCGCCGTAACGGATATTTTTCGGCTGCGGCTTGGCACGTACTTTTCTCGGCGGTTCGACGAGCGGTACCGCGCCTCCGTATGTTTTCTGCAGCAAGCCTTGCTCTTTCATAATCGTAAGATCCCGGCGAATCGAGTCAATGGAAAGCTGAAACAGTTGGGCCAGCTCTTGCGCAACGACGCGGCCGTCTTTGGCAAGCATCTCCAGGATGCGCTGCCTACGTTCCTCAGCAAGCATGATAAACCTCCAAGCGGGTTGGAAAATAACCACAATCTGCTACTTATCCTATTCCGTATTGTTCATGATTGTCAATGATTTTATTCTGTTTCTTTCATGGTTGCTCATTATTCATCATGCGGAGGTCCAACAATGAACCTGCAAAAGAATGAAACAAACGTGAAGCGGTGGGCGGAATCGAACGCAGATACGCTTGGCTTCAGCGGCACGACGGAAATTGCCGTTTCCTATATTTACAACCCAGGCGGGTTTGTGAACCAGTCATACCGCATTTCCGATGGGCTCATAGCCCGTCATCTGAAGCTCGCGCCTGCCGAAAAAGCCCATCGGCTCCGGCTGTGGGCCCGTGTCAGCGGTCTTCTTGCGGAGCGCTGCCGAGCGCCTCGGCTGATTTGCGAAATCGAAGACGAGATGATACCCGATTATCGATATGGGCTTGCCTTCGAATTTATTCCGGGCACGCCGCTGCGCGAAGCTTCGGATCCGGAAACAGCGGTGCTGCGAGTGCTGGAATTGGTGCGGCAGCTGCATGGCAGCCGCGAGCTCGCGGAGGCGCTAAACGATGCAGCGCCGCCGGCTCCGTTAACGTATGGCGAGGCCTTCGTCGACGCGTATATTGACCGGTTCGAATCGGATATGGTGTCCATTCGGGCCGGGAGGCATCTCCTGGATTTTGTATCGGATGAAACGATGGACTGGTTCGACGCCGAAATCGACGCGTTGAAGCATGCGGCTCTTGAACATCCGGCTTTTCAACAACAGGCAAGGGATGTCGTGCACAACGACCTCGGCTGGAACAACGTGCTTGTCGATGAACGCGAAGGCTCCGTATGGATCATCGATTGGGACGACTTGTCGGCATGCGGGGACGCCGCCATGGATTATTCCATTTTGCTCTGGCCGTTCAATAATACGCCGGAGTGGGCTAAATGGGAGGAGAAGCTGAACGCGCTCGTTGGCGATGAGCTGATCGAGCGGCTCGCGTTATATTTTCGCGCCAAGCTGTTGGACGATGTGATCGATATTCTCGCGGATTACGTCGATGCCGAGCCGATTCCCGAGCTGAAGGAACAGGTGCAAGCACGGACGAAAGCGATCCATCTGGACGCGTACCCGAAATATGTGAGCTTATATGGGAAGGACCCAAATTAGGAGGTTCATATGGCTATTGCACCTGACAGAAAAGCCGTACAACAATCGGTGTTAACCGTTCTTGCAGCAAATATGTCCTGTTCAGTGCGCGACCTGCTGAGTGATGGAGTATCGATTCATGCCGCGGAACGAAGGGAAGGCGCGTTTCGGTTCCCTAATCGGGCGAAATCGCTGCAAGCGGCGAGCATTGGAAACGGGGCTGTCGTCTCCTGCAGCATAGAGCGATTGGAATGGGTAATCAAACATGCAGGACGGTTGTCGCGCGGGCAGCTGTTCTCGATTCCGACTTTGGCGCTGCTAGACGCGTTCGTGAAGCCGGATCATCAATATATGGCCGGCCCGGATCAAAAATATGTCTGTTCGGTTGACCGGCTGGTTCACGTTGAAGCGCCTGACGATATAATCGTTCGTATGCAAGACCGCAATCGTATCATGGACTTGTACGCTTTCCCTCATTTCAAGCATGCGCTGTCGTTTCGAGCGGATAGCCCGCGCCCGGATCGGTTGGCAGCTGTGGCGGAATACCGCGGAGAGATTGTCGGCATCGCCGGTGCTTCAGAGGATTGCGAGCTGATGTGGCAAATCGGCGTAGACGTTCTGCCCGATTATCAGGGGAGAGGAATCGGCCGCGCGCTCGTCGGGAAGCTGGCGAAGGAAGTGCTCCATGAGGGCATCACGCCTTACTATTCGACAGAGGTAAGCAATCTGAAATCGCGTCAGTTAGCGGTTTCGTTAGGCTTCTGGCCGGCGTGGATTGAAGTGTATGCGCGTTAAACGCGTTAACGGCGCGGGAGGGGAAATGGTGGTTATGAACGAAACGAACCTAGGAAATAGGCTCATACAAATCGTCGAGATGAATCCGGTGCTTGTCCGGGCATTCAAGCAGGCTTCAGCCTTGCAGATAGATCGCTATTATATCGGGGCGGGCTGCATTACACAGACAGTGTGGAACTACTTGTGCGGACGACCGCTGAACGACGGGATTAAGGATCTCGATTTTGTCTTTTTCGATGAAGATGTGTCGTACGAGAAGGAAGATATGATTATTAGGCGCGTCACGGAGACATTCGGTGATCTTCCCTATCAGCTGGATGTAAAAAATCAGGCCCGCGTTCATCTCTGGTACGAGAAGCGCTTCGGTTATCCGATTCAACCCTACGGTACGTTGGAGGAAGCGATCGGCTTCTGGCCGACGACGGCGACCTCGATCGGGTTAAGCAGGAGCTCGGAGGGCGAGTGGAAGCTATGCGCGCCGTTTGGCTTAGACGACCTCTTCGCGTTGATTGTTCGGGCGAATAAAGCGCAGATTACGAAGCCGTATTATGAGCAGAAGGCTGCAAGGTGGAAGGGGAAATGGCCGGCATTAACGGTTATTCCGTGGGAGTAAGCTGGGAAGGTGCCCCTGGTCGAGTTGCGGCCGGGGGCTTTTTTGTGCAGGGGCGTGTTCTAGAGGCGGTATGGGGAAGCTAACGAATCTCAGAAGCGCTATATTGGCGAAAATGCGGGTTTTTGACGTCTAACGAACTCCAGAAGCGTTATTTCGCGCGAAACAGGCAGAAACACCTTGATTTCAGCGGAATAGCGTCTTTTGAGTTCGTTAGAAATGAAATTCGCCCGTTTTCTGCCAAATCAGGTTTATACGGTTCGTTAGCCCGCCGCGGAGGCTCGACCAAATAATCCGGCGCGATTTGGAAAATATAAGCATGATCTGATTCTAGGCTAGGAGCAAAGGAGCGAATCTATCATGCGTTTCCAAACCGCGGCGATCGACCGGCAAGCGGTCATTGACGAAATCCGCAGCAATGCGCACCGATTAGAGCAGGATGCGGATCTTCAGCCGCTTGCGAAGGCAGCTGCTAATGCGAATTATGTGCTGTTAGGGGAGGCGAGTCACGGGACGAGCGAGTTTTACACGTACCGGACGGCGCTCTCCAAGCTGCTGATCGAGCAGCATCAGTTCACGTTCATAGCGGTGGAAGGCGATTGGCCGTCCTGCTATGAAGTGAACAAATATATCAAGCATCATCCCGATGCGAAAGGATCGATCGAGGAGGTGCTGCAGTCGTTCGACCGCTGGCCGACCTGGATGTGGGCCAATATGGAAACGGCGGAGCTCGTCGGCTGGCTGCGCGAGCACAACCGAGGGTTGCCCGAGGAGCGCCGAGTCGGATTTTACGGCTTGGACGTGTACAGTCTGTGGGAATCGATGGATGAGATTATCAACCATCTGAAGAAGACGAACTCGCCGGAGCTGGATGCCGCGCTTAAGGCCTTTGCCTGCTTCGAACCGCATGGTCGGGAAGGCCAGAACTACGGGATGGCAGCGGCTTTTTTCTCCGAGCACTGCCAGGATGAGGTCGTCCAGCTGCTGAAGGAGCTGGAGGCGAAGCGGGTCCGCGCCGAAGGCTCGCATGAAGCGCTGCTCAATGATGAAATCAACGCGCTCGTGGCGGTAAATGCCGAACGTTATTATCATGCCATGGTTAAAGGCGGCCCGGAATCATGGAATATCCGAGACCGGCATATGGTGGAAGCGTTGGAGCGCGTTATGCAGTTCCACGGTTCAGCTGCAAAAGCGATCGTCTGGGAGCATAACACGCACATCGGCGACGCGCGGGCAACCGACATGGCCGCGGACGACATGGTGAACGTCGGTCAGCTGCTGCGCGAGCAGCATGCGGAAGACGAGGTGTTCGCCATCGGTTTCGGCACGCACAGCGGCCATGTCATCGCGGCCGACGCCTGGGCCTCGCCGCTGGAGGAGCTGCGCGTGCCGGAAGCGCGCCGCGGCAGCTGGGAAGATCTCATGCACGAAGCCGGTGCCTTCGATCAGTGGCTGCTGTTCCGCGGGTCGGATGCGGAAGCTTTTCGCGAGACCTACGGGCACCGGGCGATCGGCGTCGTGTATCACCCGCATTACGAGCGGGGCAATTACGTGCCGAGCGTGATGGCGGAGCGGTACGACGCATTCGTTTTTGTCGATAAGTCGCATGCGCTGCAGCCGCTTGTGCCTGTGATGGCCTAAGAATCAGCCGCTATACGGACCGCATATTATTCTAACGGTCGCCATAGCGCTTATTTACGCAAAAACAGCTCTTTTTGAAAGCTAACGGTTGCCACAGCGCTTATTTGGCCCAAATCGGCACCATTCGCCGCCGAAATCGCCAAATAGCGTCTCTGACAACCGTTAAAATTTCAAAAGAGCCGATTGAGGCGAAATAGCGATCGTGGCAACCGTTAGTGCGTATGCGGCGCGCGAGCGTAACATGTAACCATTTCGAGAACCTAACGCAACATGATCAAGGATGCGTTTCTAGTTGGCGCACGAAACATTTTCCCGTGTTTGTCCCGTTCTCCTGCGGTCTCACGGCAGCTTTCTATGCTATGATGAAAGTACTAAAACGCTTTCTCTGCATGCATCCGCAATCGTCCGGGAAGGTTGTCCTGCCGGCGGCGATTCTGATTATAACGTACGGGGTAATGAGTAAAAGCGGGCGGTATTCAGTGGACCTGATGACAAGAAGGGGGAACCGGCAGCATGATTTCCTATATCAGTTTAAGTCAACTGTCAGCCAATGAGATGGTTGCGCTATGGAACAGAGGATTTGAGGGCTACTACTTCAATGCCACCATGGATCTTGACCGTTATCTGTCCAGAGCGGTGAGCGAAGGACTGTCCCTTGAGCACTCGCTCGCGATTGCCGAGGACGGCGAACCGGTCGGATTTACGATGAACGGCTTCCGCATGATCAACGGCAAGAAAACGGCATGGAACGGCGGCACGGGAATCGCAAAGGAATACCGGGGCAAAGGGTACGGCAAGCAGCTGCTGCAGCGGACGGTCGAGCTGTACCGCCAGCAAGGCGTCGAGCTTGCCCTGCTTGAAGCGATCATTCAGAACGAACCGGCCATCAAGCTTTACCAAAGCGTCGGTTACCGCGTCATGGGCGAGTTGATCAGCGTATCGAACGAAGACGCGCTTGATGCCAGCCTGCTGCTGCCAAGCTTCCCGCACCGGTTTACGATCCGGCATGTCGAGCCGCAGGAGCTGCTCGAGCTGCCTTTCTACGATCGCTTATCTGCGTGGCAGACGCAGTGGCAAAGCCATAAAGACGGCGAATGCTGCATCATTGCCGACGGCGCCGAGCAGGTTGGTTTCGCGTTGTACAAGCGCGGTTACGGCGACGATGGCCAGCTGAAATCGATTGGGCTCTATCAATGCGAGGCGGCTCCGGGCAGAGCGGATCAGAGCAAAATCTTAAAGACGCTGCTGCGCGAAGTGTTCGGACCGCTTGAACAGCCAATAAAGCGGAGTACCCTCAATCTGCGCAGCACGAACACGGAGCTGCATGAGCTGTTTGAACGGCTCGGTTTCAAGCCGTATGTCGAACAGGTTCATATGGAGCTGAACCTGTAGCTGGAACTATAGCATCCGCCAATGAGGCAGCATGAACGGCACTAAGACGGGAGGAATGAGCATGAGCACAGCAAGCCGCGGCGTCAACATCGGGCCGCCCCGGTTCAAGATCGCCGTTCATTCCATCGTCTGGCTGGCAAAGAGCGGCTGCATCTGTTCGAGCGCGATGATTGCCGATCAGGTGGACTCGCACGCGACGTTTCTCCGAAGAGTGATGCAAGCGCTCTCGGCGGCCGGTCTCGTCGAATCGAAGGGCGGCCGCGAAGGCGGCTACTCGCTCCGCAAGCCGTCGGAACTCATTACGCTGGGCGATATTTACGACGCGGTCACTAGCGGTAACGCAGAGCCGGAGATCGATGTGGATTGCGGCGAAGCCGGCAAACAGCTCGATGCCGAGCTGGAGCGGATACTGCTCGAGTCGGAGCAGCGGACGATCGCGTTTTTGCGACAATTTACGATCGCGGACGTGATGAACCGGGTCGAATTTTTCAAAGGTTAAGCCGTTTTGTTCGCAGGAAATGAATAGTTAGGTCCTGTTCAAATCCGGGCAAAAAGGTTATAATGTGCTTTGTATAGTTGCATTTATTCTGACATTCAGCGAAGGAGTGAATGAATCGCCATGTTCGACATTATTATTATCGGAGCAGGTCCCGCAGGGGCTAGCGCAGCGTTGTTCGCAGCAAAGGCCGGCAAGAAAACACTTCTGATTGACAGCGATAAAAGCATGACCAAGAAAGCCTGGATCGAAAACCATTACGGCGTTCTGGAAACGACCGGACCGGCGCTGATCGAAATCGGCAAGCAGCAAGCGACGAAGTTCGGCGCTGAGCTGGTGTCCGGCGCAGTCGTCGATATTTCCAAAGCTGAAAGCGGCTTCACCGTGGCGACGGATTCCGAGCAGTATGCCGGCACGCATGTCATTATCGCTACGGGCGTATCGACGGACCTCGCCGACAAGCTCGGCTTGACGGTGAAGGAAGGTACGGAGCCTCGCATCAAGCAAGTATTCGCGGTGGATGCTAACGGCAAATCGAATGTGGACGGCGTCTGGGTAGCCGGAACGGCAGCAGGCGTCAGCGTGCATACGATCATTACGGCTGGCGACGGCGCGAAAGTGGCGATTAACGTCATCAGCGAGCTGAACGGCGCGCGTTACGTGGATCATGATCTGTTGAAATAAGAACGAAAAAGCGCCGAACGTCTTTGATGACGTTCGGCGCTTTTTCATGAGTTGCGTTCGTTAAGGTTCGTTCGACGCTTCAACGCAAGGCTAGCGATAATGAACAGCAGCGGTATATAGGCAAAGATGAAATAACAGCCTACCTCGTTTATGAATCGTTCCAAGGCATCGATCTTCGTTCGTTCATTAAACGGAAGCGCGGCGACGAACAAGGCAGCAAGCAGGATCGGCAAGCATATGCCTGGTTTACAAGAAGCGACTCGTTTCAATATTCGCGTGCAGCACCAAATCGGAATGCTGATCGTCGGTATAATCACCAGCAGCCACATAAAAATATACAGATATTCAAACCTGGCAATGAAGGATAACTCGATAATTTTCGACATCGCCAAAGTCGGCCATAGCGCATGCTTCAGCAGTCCCTGACTGAAATACATGAGGGTGACGACGATCAAGATCAAATATTTGAAGGTCGTGAACAGCAGGGCGAAATGCGCCCACTTTGCATGCTTTTCGGCATTTTTCAAGAAGGGAAAGTAGATAAGCAAAGCTTCGAGACCGAAGTAGATGAAGCTGGACGATTTGGAGCCTTGAAGCACTTCGACAGCGGAATGATTAAATACTGGCAGCAATTGATGGAAATTGCCTTGCCGAATCGGGTAGTAGAGCCAGGCGAGCATCGGGATCAGCGCCAAATAAAAAAAGGAAAACCCGGCAACGACCCGGAACCCGCCGGAGACGACATAGTAGATCAAGCAGATGAAGATTGCCGCCATCGCCCACGTCCGAAAGGTTGGAAATACCCACACTTGAACGATTTCGATGTAGGCCCTGAAGTAAAACAGAGCCATAATGAAATAGTACCCGACTAAGAGCAGCGAAATGGCATTGCCGATCGCCTTGCCGAAAATCGTGCGATGCAAGTCGATGACGTCCTTGGCCGGATTGCCGAGCATGCGATAAATCATCCAGACGATGAGATGCAAGATGAGCCCTGCCAATAGAATCGATATCCAAGCATCCTGACCGGCATGTCCGACGACGAGGTTTTGAAAATTGAATATATTAGCGGCAGCCTGCGAGACGCCGATGATGAAAAAGACAAAATATCCGGAAATCGCGTAATTTTCCTTTACCCGATTTTGCACTAATGCCCAACCCCTGCGTTTGAAATCTTTATGGTCGTTTTTACGTCAAAATCCAGCTTGGGATAAATAGTCCCGTAAAATTCCTTCTCACTGAACGTTCTATTCCTCCACCTGTACTGCTCGCCGAAGCCGACCGGATCGACGTTATTCTTCTGCAGCCGGATGAGCAGCTTCTTCATTTCCGACGATAATCGTTCTTCGATTTGCTTCTTGATTGCCTGCATATCCTCTTCCTTCTCCGTGTTTAACGCAGACGGTACTTCTCTAAGCGCGATGGTTAATTGAAGCGATATGGCCGTCTTCCCGCTTTGCGCCATGGCAATGCTGCTCTTCCCGTGAAGAATATAGAACGAGTACATCGCTTTTGGAGCGGTCATGAAATCATATTCGCCGGTCAGGGCCTTGTCTTTCAGAAACTTTAAATAGAGTCCTTCTTCGCCAGACAGCCGAAGTTTGAATTCCTCTCCCTTAAAGACGCCGACTCCATCCATTTTCAACAAACCCTGTTCCATATGGATAACGGGGAAATAAACATCTTGGCCTTCCCCGTAAAACTGATTGACGAAGGTATGATAATTGGTCCTTGGCGTATTTCCGTGCTTCATATTTTGTTCGATAAGCTCGGACAAATAAAAGGGCGGCTTCTTCGTCGTATCGGTTATGACCACGTTTGCTGGTTGTCTGGAGATGACGATGGTCGCGTTACTGCTCTTAATGAATTCTCGATTAATGATGTCCGCAAGCTCGGAGATTGCTTCTCTTGCGAATTGTTCGCTAACGACCAGCGTCCGCATTTGTCCCATTTCGACAGGCTGCGAAGACTTGGCCGCTAAAGCCGTGAATACCCCGTACATAACGTTCGACTCCGCGGTTATCGCGGATACGGATTGCTCCTTGGAGGCTCTCACAAACGATGGATACGAAGCGCTCATCTTAATGGTTTGCCCTTCGATGTCGACGCCCATGTTTTGGACGATATTGATCCGGTCGATGATTCGTTCTTCATGGCTGCAACCGGATACGAGGAAATAGCAGAAGAGCGCCAGAAACGCTTTCACCGTTCGCATTTATTTTATCCTCCGATCTGCGCAACGCTATTCATTGTTGTAGTCGTCTCCGATATCTTTATTTTTTTGCACCGTATATCTGTGTTTCGAGACTGGACGCGGCGTGAAAAAACGTTTGGAAGTAAGGGTAAAGGAAGAACGGATCAGACTGTCACTGAGACTGTTGTGGCGAAAAGGGAATAGGGGCACGATATACGGCGATCCGAGCGATTTCAAGCGCAATAAATGGCCCAAAATGAACATTAACCCGATCATGATTCCTAATCCGCCCCACAAGGATGCCAAAATGATTAATGGAAAACGCAAAAACCGGATCGTGTTGGATATTTTGAAGATCGGCGTAGTAAAGGAAGCCAATGCCGAAAGAGACACGATAATGAGCAAAATATTACTGGTTAAACCTGCCTGAACCGCCGCTTGTCCAAGTATGATGCCGCCTACGATGCCCAACGTTTGGCTGACTTTTGTAGGCAATCGAGACCCGGCCTCGCGCAGCAGCTCGATCGTGATTTCCAAAAAAAGCACCTCCAGCAAAGGAGGGAAAGGAACGTTCGTTCTCGATTCGATGATCGGACCAAGAAGATCCCTGGGAATGAGGGTGTAATGATAAGTAAGAGTCGCAACATAAATAGAGGTCGCCAGAATGGAAAACGCAATGCCAAAGTAACGAATGAGACGAAAGAACGAACCCATAATCCACGGCAAATAGTAATCTTCGGGAGAAATGAGAAAGCTGAATAAACTCGTGGGCCCCGTGATAATAGTAGGAGAACCGTCGCACAGAAT
It includes:
- a CDS encoding GerAB/ArcD/ProY family transporter translates to MQNRVKENYAISGYFVFFIIGVSQAAANIFNFQNLVVGHAGQDAWISILLAGLILHLIVWMIYRMLGNPAKDVIDLHRTIFGKAIGNAISLLLVGYYFIMALFYFRAYIEIVQVWVFPTFRTWAMAAIFICLIYYVVSGGFRVVAGFSFFYLALIPMLAWLYYPIRQGNFHQLLPVFNHSAVEVLQGSKSSSFIYFGLEALLIYFPFLKNAEKHAKWAHFALLFTTFKYLILIVVTLMYFSQGLLKHALWPTLAMSKIIELSFIARFEYLYIFMWLLVIIPTISIPIWCCTRILKRVASCKPGICLPILLAALFVAALPFNERTKIDALERFINEVGCYFIFAYIPLLFIIASLALKRRTNLNERNS
- a CDS encoding GNAT family N-acetyltransferase, with amino-acid sequence MAIAPDRKAVQQSVLTVLAANMSCSVRDLLSDGVSIHAAERREGAFRFPNRAKSLQAASIGNGAVVSCSIERLEWVIKHAGRLSRGQLFSIPTLALLDAFVKPDHQYMAGPDQKYVCSVDRLVHVEAPDDIIVRMQDRNRIMDLYAFPHFKHALSFRADSPRPDRLAAVAEYRGEIVGIAGASEDCELMWQIGVDVLPDYQGRGIGRALVGKLAKEVLHEGITPYYSTEVSNLKSRQLAVSLGFWPAWIEVYAR
- a CDS encoding GNAT family N-acetyltransferase; translated protein: MISYISLSQLSANEMVALWNRGFEGYYFNATMDLDRYLSRAVSEGLSLEHSLAIAEDGEPVGFTMNGFRMINGKKTAWNGGTGIAKEYRGKGYGKQLLQRTVELYRQQGVELALLEAIIQNEPAIKLYQSVGYRVMGELISVSNEDALDASLLLPSFPHRFTIRHVEPQELLELPFYDRLSAWQTQWQSHKDGECCIIADGAEQVGFALYKRGYGDDGQLKSIGLYQCEAAPGRADQSKILKTLLREVFGPLEQPIKRSTLNLRSTNTELHELFERLGFKPYVEQVHMELNL
- a CDS encoding Ger(x)C family spore germination protein, which encodes MRTVKAFLALFCYFLVSGCSHEERIIDRINIVQNMGVDIEGQTIKMSASYPSFVRASKEQSVSAITAESNVMYGVFTALAAKSSQPVEMGQMRTLVVSEQFAREAISELADIINREFIKSSNATIVISRQPANVVITDTTKKPPFYLSELIEQNMKHGNTPRTNYHTFVNQFYGEGQDVYFPVIHMEQGLLKMDGVGVFKGEEFKLRLSGEEGLYLKFLKDKALTGEYDFMTAPKAMYSFYILHGKSSIAMAQSGKTAISLQLTIALREVPSALNTEKEEDMQAIKKQIEERLSSEMKKLLIRLQKNNVDPVGFGEQYRWRNRTFSEKEFYGTIYPKLDFDVKTTIKISNAGVGH
- a CDS encoding spore germination protein encodes the protein MLPDLHKELSKFSKSDDFQQTTIPIKDKAIHLTFYKTLISHEQLHHDLLSFIVIPTFEINQLHEIKALLPIEEIEVSSNLEDILKGLTHGSVFLQMDPHLHEGLLVNMADLKLGHRDHNDTQNEYSVLGPKVGFVECLDTNMSLLRTGLVTEKLIFEELSVGSISKTRTVIAYLEGITNPQHVNTARQRLLDLDFDVVFETSLLELLITDNSNSPFPLFLSSERLDRIMYALINGEVAILCDGSPTIITGPTSLFSFLISPEDYYLPWIMGSFFRLIRYFGIAFSILATSIYVATLTYHYTLIPRDLLGPIIESRTNVPFPPLLEVLFLEITIELLREAGSRLPTKVSQTLGIVGGIILGQAAVQAGLTSNILLIIVSLSALASFTTPIFKISNTIRFLRFPLIILASLWGGLGIMIGLMFILGHLLRLKSLGSPYIVPLFPFRHNSLSDSLIRSSFTLTSKRFFTPRPVSKHRYTVQKNKDIGDDYNNE
- a CDS encoding nucleotidyltransferase family protein, yielding MNETNLGNRLIQIVEMNPVLVRAFKQASALQIDRYYIGAGCITQTVWNYLCGRPLNDGIKDLDFVFFDEDVSYEKEDMIIRRVTETFGDLPYQLDVKNQARVHLWYEKRFGYPIQPYGTLEEAIGFWPTTATSIGLSRSSEGEWKLCAPFGLDDLFALIVRANKAQITKPYYEQKAARWKGKWPALTVIPWE
- a CDS encoding RrF2 family transcriptional regulator, producing MSTASRGVNIGPPRFKIAVHSIVWLAKSGCICSSAMIADQVDSHATFLRRVMQALSAAGLVESKGGREGGYSLRKPSELITLGDIYDAVTSGNAEPEIDVDCGEAGKQLDAELERILLESEQRTIAFLRQFTIADVMNRVEFFKG
- a CDS encoding FAD-dependent oxidoreductase, with amino-acid sequence MFDIIIIGAGPAGASAALFAAKAGKKTLLIDSDKSMTKKAWIENHYGVLETTGPALIEIGKQQATKFGAELVSGAVVDISKAESGFTVATDSEQYAGTHVIIATGVSTDLADKLGLTVKEGTEPRIKQVFAVDANGKSNVDGVWVAGTAAGVSVHTIITAGDGAKVAINVISELNGARYVDHDLLK
- a CDS encoding erythromycin esterase family protein translates to MRFQTAAIDRQAVIDEIRSNAHRLEQDADLQPLAKAAANANYVLLGEASHGTSEFYTYRTALSKLLIEQHQFTFIAVEGDWPSCYEVNKYIKHHPDAKGSIEEVLQSFDRWPTWMWANMETAELVGWLREHNRGLPEERRVGFYGLDVYSLWESMDEIINHLKKTNSPELDAALKAFACFEPHGREGQNYGMAAAFFSEHCQDEVVQLLKELEAKRVRAEGSHEALLNDEINALVAVNAERYYHAMVKGGPESWNIRDRHMVEALERVMQFHGSAAKAIVWEHNTHIGDARATDMAADDMVNVGQLLREQHAEDEVFAIGFGTHSGHVIAADAWASPLEELRVPEARRGSWEDLMHEAGAFDQWLLFRGSDAEAFRETYGHRAIGVVYHPHYERGNYVPSVMAERYDAFVFVDKSHALQPLVPVMA
- a CDS encoding phosphotransferase family protein; amino-acid sequence: MNLQKNETNVKRWAESNADTLGFSGTTEIAVSYIYNPGGFVNQSYRISDGLIARHLKLAPAEKAHRLRLWARVSGLLAERCRAPRLICEIEDEMIPDYRYGLAFEFIPGTPLREASDPETAVLRVLELVRQLHGSRELAEALNDAAPPAPLTYGEAFVDAYIDRFESDMVSIRAGRHLLDFVSDETMDWFDAEIDALKHAALEHPAFQQQARDVVHNDLGWNNVLVDEREGSVWIIDWDDLSACGDAAMDYSILLWPFNNTPEWAKWEEKLNALVGDELIERLALYFRAKLLDDVIDILADYVDAEPIPELKEQVQARTKAIHLDAYPKYVSLYGKDPN